Proteins from one Streptomyces sp. NBC_00390 genomic window:
- a CDS encoding penicillin-binding transpeptidase domain-containing protein: MRSGAKVAVIGGIFAVVAGGVGYGGYNLFNGLTGSGDGPGTTAGSTTKKTGPPRADEIETTAKDFLAAWAAGKGPEAAQLTNNAADAEPLLTGYSTQAHVSDAVITPGPAVGAKVPFTVKATVTYEGKSKPLTYDSELTVVRGLTTGKALVDWQPSVVHPKLTKGTSLTTAGASAPPIKAVDRNGVELTREKYPSLGPVLDALRDKYGDKAGGTPGIELAITSADQNVPDRTLLTLSKGKEGKLQTYLDAKVQAAAEQAVKKHGKASVVAIEPGTGRIRAVANTPAEGFNTALQGAQAPGSTMKIVTTAMMLDKGLVSGPDSPVKCPPTVTWEREFHNLKDFSIPGATLRQAFARSCNTAFIKPVKPLGGNAGTALGETAQKYFGIGLEWQTGVVTRDGSVPESTGAETAASYIGQGRIQMNALNMASIAATVKGGGFKQPVIVPLALDGREPATARPMPAGMAQTLRQLMGAAARGGTATTAMASVGGNKGAKTGSAEVDGQGNSNSWFTGYTDGLAAAAVVDSGGHGGDAAGPVVAQVLRAG, from the coding sequence ATGCGCAGTGGAGCGAAGGTCGCCGTCATCGGCGGCATATTTGCCGTGGTCGCGGGGGGCGTCGGCTACGGGGGCTACAACCTGTTCAACGGGCTGACCGGCAGCGGGGACGGGCCGGGGACCACGGCCGGGTCCACGACGAAGAAGACCGGGCCGCCCAGAGCGGACGAGATCGAGACGACCGCGAAGGACTTCCTCGCGGCATGGGCCGCGGGGAAGGGGCCCGAGGCCGCACAGCTGACCAACAACGCGGCCGACGCCGAGCCGCTGCTGACGGGGTACAGCACGCAGGCCCATGTGTCCGACGCGGTGATCACGCCGGGGCCCGCGGTCGGCGCGAAGGTGCCGTTCACGGTCAAGGCGACGGTGACGTACGAAGGCAAGAGCAAGCCCTTGACGTACGACTCCGAGCTGACCGTGGTGCGCGGGCTGACCACGGGCAAGGCACTGGTGGACTGGCAGCCGTCCGTCGTCCACCCGAAGCTGACCAAGGGCACCTCGCTGACCACCGCCGGGGCGTCGGCCCCGCCCATCAAGGCGGTCGACCGCAACGGTGTGGAGCTGACGAGGGAGAAGTACCCCTCGCTCGGCCCGGTCCTGGACGCCTTGCGCGACAAGTACGGCGACAAGGCGGGCGGGACGCCGGGCATCGAGCTCGCGATCACCTCGGCGGACCAGAACGTGCCGGACCGGACGCTGCTGACACTGTCCAAGGGCAAGGAGGGCAAGCTCCAGACCTATCTGGACGCCAAGGTCCAGGCAGCCGCCGAACAGGCGGTGAAGAAGCACGGCAAGGCCTCGGTCGTGGCCATCGAACCCGGCACCGGCCGGATCCGGGCGGTCGCCAACACACCGGCGGAGGGCTTCAACACGGCGCTGCAGGGCGCACAGGCGCCGGGCTCCACGATGAAGATCGTGACGACCGCGATGATGCTGGACAAGGGGCTGGTGAGCGGCCCGGACTCGCCGGTCAAGTGTCCGCCGACGGTCACCTGGGAGCGCGAGTTCCACAACCTCAAGGACTTCTCCATCCCGGGCGCGACACTTCGGCAGGCCTTCGCCCGCTCGTGCAACACCGCCTTCATCAAGCCGGTCAAGCCGCTGGGCGGCAACGCGGGTACAGCGCTGGGCGAGACCGCCCAGAAGTACTTCGGCATCGGCCTGGAGTGGCAGACCGGGGTCGTGACCCGGGACGGGTCGGTGCCCGAGTCGACGGGCGCGGAGACCGCCGCCTCGTACATCGGCCAGGGCAGGATCCAGATGAACGCCCTCAACATGGCGTCCATCGCGGCGACCGTGAAGGGCGGGGGGTTCAAGCAGCCGGTGATCGTCCCGCTGGCCCTCGACGGCCGCGAGCCGGCCACCGCCCGGCCGATGCCGGCCGGGATGGCCCAGACCCTGCGGCAGTTGATGGGCGCCGCCGCGCGGGGTGGGACGGCGACCACCGCCATGGCCTCGGTCGGCGGGAACAAGGGCGCGAAGACCGGTTCTGCGGAGGTCGACGGTCAGGGCAACTCCAACAGCTGGTTCACCGGCTACACCGACGGCCTCGCCGCGGCCGCCGTCGTCGACTCCGGCGGGCACGGGGGCGACGCCGCCGGCCCGGTCGTCGCCCAGGTGCTGCGCGCGGGCTGA